The window GCGCCGCGCTCATCGCCGACGGCTCTGCCGTCAACACCCCGCTTATGAACACCTCTTTAAGCATATCGGGCGTATTCAATGGGGCTGCCGACACCTTCGACAAAAAACGGCACACGGTCAACTTGAACATGAGCGCAGGCACACTCTTGCGCGACGCTGTAAGCAAAATCAAATGCGAAAAAACCGAAAGCACAAGCACCGGCCCTTACATCACCGAAGTTACCGACATCGTATCGGGCAAGGTGAACGAAGTGCTCACCAAAGGCGGCATTATACAGCTTACCGGAAGCCGCTTAAAATTTGATGCAAAAGACTCAAAGCAAGGCATCTTCTTTGTACCTGAAACGGGAGCACCTGAGAGCGCCGCCGTCAGTGCCTCCGTCATCGCCGAAAACAAACCCGCCCGCCTTATGGCCGTCATCCCCGCAGACCTTGCGGCAGGAACATACTATATAGAAGTGAGAACAAAACTTTCAGGCGGCGGTACCAAACTAAAAACCGTAAAAAAAGGCACCTTCGGTAAACCGCTTACAGTTACACCGTAAACGCTAAAAAAACGGAAATTAACCCTCCCTGTAGCAGGGAGGCATAGCTCCCGACAGTATGGAAGGATAACTCCACACAACACGGAGGCATAGCTCCCGACCGTATGGAGGGAGTGCTCCGCACAGCAGGGAGGCATAGCTCCATAAAGTGCGGGGGAATAAAGACGAATTCGATTAATTGATAAAGTATAATTGGTGAGGTAATGCACTGTCTTGAATAAAACTGATTTTCGTAATAAAATAAAACCTTATGAAAACAGGTTTTATCGCAGAAAGGGCAAAACAGCTTAAAATCTCTTCTCTTTCGATTTCCGAAGGCCTACGTTCAGGCGGCTTCAGTTCGGCTTTTCGCGGGCAGGGTATAGAATTTGACTCAGTGCGGGAATATGAAACGGGAGATGATGTGCGCTCTATAGATTGGAACCTTACGGCGCGGAGCGGTAAGACCTATGTTAAGATGTACCGTGAAGAAAGAGATTTAAGCATTTTTATCTGTGTAGATTTTTCTCTTTCGATGGAGCCGGGGCTCGATAAAATCAGTCCTAAGGAAAAAGCTATCGAAACGGCAGCTCTTTTAGCCTTTGCGGGGAGGAATATATTTTCTCCTGTCGGAGCCCTTTTTTTTGATGGAGAAAAAGGCCCCTTGTTTATTCCTAGAACGGGAGAAGAGCATATTTTGACCATATTAAAATCTATGGAAGATTTTGCCTTTTGCAAAAATCGAAAACCGGTACGGGGAACACAGATTGCGTCTGCGATGACAGCCGCCTCTAAGATTTTGCGTTCACGTTCCTTGGTAATAATCATTTCGGATTTTAAGGTTGAGGGTTATGAAAAGGAGCTTGGGCTCTTGGCGGCAAAACATGATGTTGTTTGCCTTAAGATAAGCGGATCTATGGATTCTTTTTTGCCGGAAGCCGGATCTATAAGATTTAAAGACCCTGAAACCGATTTTAGAATGCTTTTGCCTACGGGCTCTAAGACCTTTCAGATGGAATATAAAAAGAATTTTACTGAAGAAATATCAAGGTGGGAAAATACCTGTAAGCATTCCCTTGCAAATCCTGTTTTACTCGATGTAAATGACGATACCGTAAAAGTATTGGGTGACTTCTTTTTGTCGAAACAAAGCAATCAGCGTGTTTTAAAAAATAATTTAGCTAAGTTCGGAGCGGATGGATGGAAGGCATTTTAATTCCTCAACAGGTTTTTGTAGGAGACTCCGCAGAATTTTTATTTCCTATAGATGATTTGCAATCTTTTGATCCTTCTATTTTAATGTCCGGCTCTTTTAAAATTGATAAGATAAAACAAAATACTATGATGGATATAACTTCCATTCAAATTAAAAAACAGAAAACAAAAGAATACATATCCATAAATTTTACTCCATGGGAAACAGGTGCTATTTCTTTTCCTCCCTTGGACGAGGCCGGTATTTATGATTCAATACCCCAAGTTTTTATTTCTTCAATATTGGAAACGGCAAAGGTTGAGGTCATACAGCCTCCTCGTCCTCCTCTTTTACTTCCGGGTACGAGCTATTTGCTTTATCTTATAGCTTCCGTAAGTGCCGTATTTATTTTTACTTCCATAATGATTTTTTCTGCGGTAAAAAAACATTTTTTTGTTTATTCTTTTTCGAAGGCTCAAAGAATAAGAATTAAGGTCTTGAATAAATCTTTGAGAAAGTTAAAGCGGCAAGTGTCTTCCGTTTCTTCTTCCGACAGCCTTGAGGGAATTACAAAAAGAAAGGATTGGCTAAAAAAATTCGAGTTTGCTTTTAGAAGGTATTGTTTCAGTTTGACTTCATCGGAAGCGGTTTTAAAATCGGGTGAGGGCGAGAGTCTTACATACTCGGAAATATTGGAAAGCCTTAAACGGAAGTTTGAAAGCACCTACGGAGTTTACTTTGAATTTGAAAAAATCTTTTTTAAACTTCAAGCTCTCCGTTTTGGGGCTGCGGATCTAAAAGAAATAAACTTTGAAATGGAAAGTATTTATTTTTTAAATCAAACATTTAAACTTATGAAAATAGCAGAATCCGAAATTCAAAAAATTATAAACGCTGATCAAAAAGAAAAGTTAAAATACAAGGCGGATACAAATGATTAGCTTTAACCATCCCCTTATGCTTTTATTGATTTTATTTTTTTTCTTGTTTCTTATATTAAAAAAAAGCGGTCTTATTGCAAGCCCCGAATTAAAATTAAATTTGGTTAATTGGAAGGGCTTTTTTCCTAAAAAAAATAAGCTTATGGAATTCGGGAATCTCTTATGTTACCTTCTTTGGTATTGCGGAATTATTTTTTTAATAATAGCCCTGTCGGAACCTGTTATTTTTAAAAACAAACAAGTCTATACCGATGCCGGAAGTTCCATTATGTTTTTGTTGGACATAAGCCCTTCTATGGCAGCAAAGGATATGAGCGGAGAAACGAGGATCGCAGCTGCAAAAAAAATTATAAGAAAATTTGTTGCAAAGTATCCCGGGGATTCTTTCGGCCTGACGGCTCTTTCAAGTTCTGCAGCTCTAATTCTTCCTCCTACGATCGACCATAAGGTGTTTTTATCCCGCCTCGATTCTTTGAGTATAGGAGAATTAGGAGATGGAACTGCAATCGGCATGGGGCTTGCAGTTTCTTCAGCCTATATGACAAGGACTAAGCTGAACTCTTCATACATTGTTTTACTTACAGACGGTGAAAATAATACGGGTGAAATCAATCCAAAAACTGCGGCAAAAGTTTTAGTAAATAAAAACATCGGCTTTTATGTTATAGGGATAGGAAGTTCGGGATATACTACCTTGGAGTACACAGATCGAAAAACGGGGAAAACCTACTCGGGATCTATTTTTTCCAAGTTCGATGAGCTTGAGTTAAAAAAAATCGCTCAATACGGAAACGGAAAATATGCCTCTGCCTCTTCACCCGAAATACTTGAAAATATATTTAACACAATATCCAAGCAGGTCCCTGCAGCGCAGTCTAATTTTACCCGGATTATCGAAGAAAATTTATATGTGTACTTTTTGTCGGCTTCAATTTTTTCCTTTGTGCTTGTGTGGCTTTTGCGCCGAATTTTTATGAGGGTATATCTATGATAAGTTTTGAAAATTCGGTATACCTGTTTTTTATCCTATTTTTGTTTCCTTGTTGGTTTATTTTTTATATAAACTTAAAAAAGATAAAAAAAGCTTATTCAGGCTTGGAAAATACAAAAAAAATAATAAAAAAGGCAAAAATAAGAGCCTTGTTTTTTTCCGCTGCATGGATTTTTTTGATTTTGGGCTTGGCCTGTCCTCTTTGGGGTTCCAAACCGGTTTCCGTCAGGAGAAGGGGTGTATCGGTTATATTTGTTTCAGATATTTCAAAAAGTATGAGCCTTCAAGATATTCACCCCAGCCGTATTGCCGTACAAAGACAGTTTTTAAAAATCTTGCTCGAAAAGATGCATAAAACTTCACCTGAGTCTGCAGTAGGGCTTGTAATTACAAAGGGTGAGGGCGTTTTATCGGTGCCTTTAAGCTTTGAAAAAAATGCCCTATCCTCTGCAATAAATGCCTTATCTCCCTTAATTCTTTCTTCTACAGGCACGAACCTTGAAGCGGGCGTTTTACGGGCATTGGATTCTTTTGGAGAAAACAGGGGAAACTCAAAAATAATAGTTTTATGCACGGACGGCGGGGAAACCTCAGGTTCTCTTTTACATGCTGCAGAAAAAATAAAAAAGACGGATGCAATCCTAATTATTGTGGGCTTCGGTACTCTTGAAGAAACTAAAATAAAAGTTCTTGATGAAAAGGGAAATACCCAATTAAAGGATGCAAGATTGGAAGAAGCCTTTTTGCAAAAGGCTGCAAGTATAGCAGGGGGTGAAAGTACGTATATCTCGGCTTTAAGTTCGGGGTCTATAGAAAGTATCTTAAAAATAATAGACGCCGGTGTAGAGGGAGTTGAAAAAATGGTTTATATACAGGAGCCTGTAAAAAGAAATTTTGAAATGCTTTTACTTGCTTTTATTTTTTTATGTTTAGGCGGAGTATCCTTTTATGGTAAAAATAAATAAAATAATCTGTATAAGTATCCTTATTTTTTTGATATCCTCTTGTAGTAAAGTTGATAGGGCCAGGCTTAATTTTCTTTCGGGATATATTGCATGGAAACAAAATGATTGGAATAAGGCTGCATCAAACTTTTTTAAATCGATAGACCTGAGTGAAGAGGTTGAAGATGTAAAAATAAAAGACTATTCGGATTTTGCAATCGGCTCCATTTACCTTATGCAAAATGAAGATGCTTCAGCTCTTTCCCGTTTTGAAAAGATAAATGAAAATACGGATAAAAATTTGAATTCCTATATTTATTATCAAAAAGGAATAATAGCATTTAAAAATCATGAATATGAAAAGGCTGTAAGGCTTTTTAAAAAATCTCTGGAACTTAAACCGGATAGTGTTGATGCTAAGATTAATTTCGAGCTTAGTATGCGTTATCAAAAAAAACAAAAGGAAAAACTTCCTAATTCTAAAAGTGCTGCCGTTATTGAAAATAAAGAAGCCGATTTATTGGAAAAGACGATTTTAAATTTAATACGGCAAAAGGAGAAAGAACAATGGCAAAAGAAAGAGCAAGAAAACAAGCAGCCTCAGGCATTCGATTATTGATTCTTTTTTTTCTTTTTTCTCTTTATCCGGGACTTATCTATGCCGGAATAGAGAAGGATCCGGAACTATCTTTTTCTTCAGGCCCACTATTTATAGATTCCGTTTTTGAAATAAAAATAAAATTGGATGAATATTCTTCTAGGTCATCGGATGAACCTAAACTGATTATTTTGGATGAGGATTCGGTTCTTGAATTTTTGGATTCAAGTATAAATTCATTGTACGGCGGTATTTTAATCACAAATAGGTATAAGCTAAAAAAAATAGGAAACTTTGAACTTATTCCTTACTTGTATTTGGGAAAGTATCAGACTAAACTTAAAAAGTTTTCTATTCAGGTGGAACCTCCGGCCCTATCAAAGGATACAATGTTTAAATGGAAAATATTGGACGCTGTTTCGTATTCTCCGGTTAAAAAAATTATACAGGGAAAAAAATATCTCATCGTTTTAATGGGCTTTTTTTATGATTATGTTCAAACTGAGGGCAGGACTTCCGGTTTGGATATAAACTGTCAGGCTCCTGAAGATTCCATTTTCGAAGCTGCCGTCAGAATTAAAGAATCCGATACGTCAAAAATAGAGCGTACGATTATTGATGAAACAGGTTGGAAGGCGGTTTCTTATTTTTTTTGGACGCCTCTTAAAGCCGGCGATATAGGTCTTCCGGTGGCGCAAATAAGTATAGCCTCCGAATCAAAAGATTCCCGCAAAATTTATGTTAGAGAGCAAAGGGTAAATGTAATAAAGGGAAGCCTTAAACAAGAAAAAATAAGCGACGACGAAAAAAAAGCTTATGAAACTTTAGGCCCTGCCTTAAACACTAAGAAAAACGAACTTGGTCAAACTAAGCTGAAAAATCATAAAGAAAATTTTGAAGAAAAAAAAGAAAAGGCTTTACTTATTGCAGAGCTGCGTACAAAGGAAGCCGGCAGTTTTTTTCCGGGAAAAATAAAAAATCAAAGACTTGAATATGAAAAAGAACTTAATTTAAAAGAAAGCTTTGCCGTCAGGTCTGCAATCCTAAAAAAAATATTATGGTTTTTATTTTTTATTTTATTGCTGCTATCAAGCTATTTTTTCTTGTATAAAAAGAAGAATATCGTATTTAAGCTTTTTTTAATTTTAAGTCTTGGTTTGATTTCCGTCCTTATCTTTTTATATTCGCGGCAATATGAAAGAGCTGTTTATAGGCCGCTAAACTATGATGAGCCGTATTTACTTTATCATATACCCGAAACAAGCGGAACCATTGTAAGCTCCCTGGAAATTGGTGAAACCGTTATCATAAAACAAAAAACTTCCGAATGGTTTTTTATAGAAAAAAAAGACGGTACCGGCGGCTGGCAAAAAAAGAACAGCTTTATTATAACGGATTAGGAAGATGGGAGGTTTACATGAGTAAAAATTTCGGAGACATCTTGGACGAGTGGGATAAAATAACGGGAAAACCTTACGGAAAAAAGCAGATAAAAAAAGACGAGCATTTAAATAAAAAAAACCATAAAACGCTTATAAAAGAAGATAATTCGAAAAAGATAAATCCCATGGAAATGTGGCTAAGGCGTTACGGCGTTGAAGATAAGGATGCTCAAGAAGAGTTTACCTCAGTCGATTATGCAAGGCAGCGCAAGACATTAAGAGAGATGCACTGCGAAGATGAGATCGACTTACATGGGATGACATGCGATGAAGCCGAAGCCGCTTTAAATGTTTTTTTTGAAAATTCCATACGCCGAGGCTTAAAAAAAATTTTAATTATTCACGGTAAGGGAAACCACTCCGGCGGAGGTGCCGTATTGGCCCCCTTTGTCCGTTCCTATCTTGAAAAACATAAAAGGGCAGGCGAGTGCGGTCATCCTAAAAATGCAGACGGCGGCACCGGTTCCACTTGGGTTATATTAAAATAGAAATTATTTTAAAGATGCCAAGGCTTTATAAAAGACATCTTTTTTTTCTTTAATTTGAGCTGCCGTAAAATATTTTTCCATTTTCCTTAATATTTCATTCATTTTTGCTTCTTCCTCTTTAATATCTATGATAGGCATCGGCTTTGCATTAAGACTTATACTAAAATTCAATGCTTCCTTTTTTTCTGATTCATCGAATTCAAAAAATATGCCGTCTTTTATATTTTTAGGTGTTTCATTTATTTCATAAAGAGTTATCTCAGTATTTTTACATTTTTCACCGCTACATACCGTTATATTTAATTTTTTCCCTATTTTGAAAAAATTCCAATGACCCGTTATTTTGACGGCCGGTTCTATTTGATAATTTGCAGCAGCTGCTAATTTCCCGTTATCTTCTTGTAGTTCAAAGCATCTTGTATAATATACCTTGTTTTCTTTTATGTTTTTTACCTTTAAATAAATATTTTTCTGTTCGGTAAAAAAAGAATTTTCGGAACCCTTTACCTTTTCTTCCCTGATTTCTGTTTTACCGTCATGACAAAAGCCTGAAGTTTTTGAATATCTTATTCGCATAAGAACGGTTTCATAGTCTTCTAAAAGTTTCGATCCTTCATTTCCCCAAAGGCTAAATACTGCAATAAATACCAAAAATATGGAATACAAAATCTTATTTTTTTTCATTTACTTACCTCTCTTTTTCAGATTATAAACTAAATTTACTTTTTTATACAGTATTTCGATCAATACTTTTTAACTCTTCTTTTGATAACTGTCTTTTTACGGTAACTTCGTTTGCCTTTGTTTGTACAATAACCGGGTCTCCGGTAGGAGTTGTTTTTCCGTAGATTTGTACAATAGGAAATCTGGGGTCATCAGGATTGACATCTATTACCTTTGCAATTTTTCCGTTGGAAAGATGAACATACATTCCGACAGGATAAAAGGATAGAGAATAAAGCAGGGCTTTTAAAATGGTTTCATCATATTGTCCGTTAGTATTCTTTATCATCTCCACAATACCCGATGACGCATCTTGAGCTTCTTTATAAGGACGTGGAGCTGTAGCAGCTTCATAAGAACATGCAACGGCTATTATTTTGCCGTACATTGAAATTTTTTCTCTTGTAAGGCCCCTCGGGTATCCATGCCCGTTTTCTCTTTCGTGATGCTCCAGAGCCCCCAAACATATGGGTAAAGAAAAAGAAGATGTTTTTAAAATATTATAGGACAGGACAGGATGTGTAAATAAGGCCTTTTTCCCTTCTTCGCTCAAGGGGGCATCATACATATAGTATTGAGGCGGAAGCCTGAACATACCTATTTCGTGTAAAAGGCAGGCAGCTCCAAGCTCTATGAGCCTATGCGGTGGCATTTTAAGCTGAAGTCCTATAATTATGGCAAAAATTGAAGACCGCAAAGAATGCATGACAAGATAATTTGTCGGAGAGCTGTATTTCTGCATTTCTATTAGAAGGATATTTTTTTTGTCGCTTTTTACAAAATCGCATAATTCTTTTATTTTATCAAAAACTAAACGAGGTTCCAAAATTTTTTTCATAGTATAATCGGTAAAAATTTTATCCGTAAATCGTAAAAAATCCCAGAATTTATTTTCAGTTTCTTCCATAATTTCCTTTTGTTTTTTCAGTTTGTCGGAAATTATTTCGTTTTCCTTGCTTGAGTCCAGAACATCCTTGCCTGAGGCAGTATCGGTCCTTACACTCATAAAACTTGAAGGTTCTCCGTCAGAATAAAGGAGAGAAAAATCCCATTCGTTTAAAATAGCCTTTAGCTCGGCAGTAAGAGGTGTTTCCGGAATTAAAAGCAAAAACTTTTTATCCAAATAAACATTTTTATTAAAAAATGATAAATCTTTTATATGTTCTGCATTGTAGGTATTCACTTATTTTCTCTCCTATGATACAATATATATTATTATAAAGGATTTTATATGAAATTAAAAGTACTATTTGTTATATTTAATATCGTCTTAATTTTATTATTGTTTACCGTTTTTTTCCTCCCCCTATTTTATGCTGACGGCTCTTTTATGCGGGAATTTTGGAAAGCTAACTGGTTTTTTGGGCCTGTATTTTTAATTCTTATTTTGTTTGTAAATATAATGTTCTTAAAAAATAGACTTTTGATCAAATATATTGAATCCGAAGATTGGTCTTCTTTGGCCTCCTTACTGGAGAAAAAAATCTATACGAAAAAACGGATTACCTATAAAAGTTCGCTTCTTTTAGCGGAATCTCTCCTTCTTTTAGGTGATTTTACTTCCATGAATAAATTTTGTGACTTTTTAAAGGATAATAAACCAAAATATATATCAAAGCTGGGGCCTAAATTTGCAGCAGCTAAGATGATTTCCGGGAATTATCAAGATGTTTTTGAATTTAGTTCGTCTTTACCTGTTTTAAAAACAACAGCAAGTGAATGGATTGTATTTTATTCGGCTCTTTCCCTTCAAATGATGAAAAATTATGAAAAAAGTGCCGCTTTATTCACTAAGGTATCGGATTCGGCAAAAAATCCTCTAATTAAGTGTCTTAGTACATATTTTGTTGTTAACGTTTTACAAACCTATTCACAGTTGACTGAAGAGGAAATAAAAGCAAAAGCCCTTCTCTTGCATTCAAGAATAAATAAAAACTATACTTATGAGTCATGGAAGGCTTATACGGAGTCCGAAAAACAGGAAATACATGTAATGATTTTAACAAAAATAATAGATGATGTCACTTCTTGGCTCTTCTTCTAAATTCACAAAATTGTTTTCGTCCTATAAATGAATGTCGGAAGATTTTTTTAAAATTTTACCGAGCCTGAAAACAAGTTATAGTCCAATTCTTGGAAATCTTCCAAGACATCATCGGGGTAGGGCGGCGTTTTGCCTCTTTTTACCCTTTCCATTGCCGATTCCCAAAGAATAAGAGAATTTGTATCAAGCTTTTCCTGCTGTTCCAAGGCCATGCTTCTATAAGGGTGCTTATGAAGCGGAATATTTCCTGCCATGGCATGGTTTAAGAGCTTCCAGTTGGAGTGTATTAAATCCCTTACCGTCTTAAAAACTTCATCTCGGGAATCCAAAAATTTAAGGGCATAGCGGTTTTTTAAGCCCGTTCTATCTTCTTCATAGAAGGCCTTAACTTTAGGGTTATTTGTAATAATAAGTCTTTGATTAGTTTGTGAATCTTTTTGCATATCTTGTGTTTTGGAAATAAAAGTAAAGATAAAGGGCAGCTTAAGCTGCCCTTTTTTAGTGCTTATTTGTACTGACTTGCGTCGTAGGGGAGGCCCTTGTTATAGTCTTTTAAGACTTTAGCAACGGTTCCGCTTAAGAATAGCAAGGCTATAAGGTTCGGTATAACCATGATTCCGTTAAAGAAGTCGGTCAATTCCCAAACCAAGTCAATCTTAAGCAAGCTTCCGACAAAGATGAAGATAATTACCAGAAGCTGATAGGGAATAAGTCCCTTTGTTCCGAACAAGTATCTGATGTTTGTTTCTCCGAAGTAGTACCAACCGATGATGGTTGAGAAAGCGAAGAAGAAAAGACAGATAGCAATGAAAAGATAGCCGAATGTGGATCCGAACAAGTGCTGTGCGAAAGCTTCTTGAACGAGTTTAATTCCCTTCATTGTGGCTTCTCCACCTTCAAATTGTACAATGCCTGAGCTTAAAACGGTAAATACAGTGATGTTTAAAACGATGAATGTGTCGATAAATACGGCAACGATACCAAGAACACCCTGTTCTACGGGATGTTTAACATCGGCAACAGCGTGGGCATGAGGTGTAGAACCCATACCTGCTTCATTCGAGAAAAGGCCTCGGGCAACATCGTATCGTACGGCTCTTCCCATTCCAAAACCGAGAGCTCCGCCCCAAACAGCCCTGGGATTAAATGCTCCCTTAAAGATCATAGCAAACATTTCGGGGATCTGAGCTGCATTGATGATAATGACTATAAGACCGACCACAATGTAAACGATGGCCATAATGGGGACTACTTTTTCCGTAACCGAAGCAATTCGTTTAACACCGCCCATGAAGATAATACCTGCGATTACCGCAAGAACTGCACCTGTAACCCATGTAGGAATATGGAAAGCATTTTGGAAGGCGTCTGAAATTGAGTTAGCCTGAACCATGTTACCCATGAATCCGAGAGCAAGAATGATGGCTATGGCAAAGAAACCTGCAAGGAATTTTGCAAAGCCTTCGCCTACCTTATTTTTTAAACCTGCAGAAATGTAGTATGCAGGACCTCCTACAGTCTGTCCCGAATCATCCTTTGTCTTGTAAATTTGAGCGATAGAAGCTTCTGCAAAGTTGGTTGCCATACCTGCAAGGGCAGCAAGCCACATCCAGAAGATGGCTCCGGGACCGCCCATGATGAGGGCTGTCATGGCACCTACAAGGTTTCCTGTACCTACCTGTGCTGCAATAGCTGTAGCAACAGCTTGAAAAGAGCTCATACCGTGTTTTCCGGCTTCTTTACCGCTCAATGAAAAGTTACCGAAAAGGCGTTTCCAGCCTGCTCCGAATTTTGTAAACTGTACTCCTCCTAACCGGATTGTAAAGAACAAACCGGTACCGCATAGAAGCGGAATAAGGAAGTAAACTCCCCAAATAAATCCGTTAGCCGAAGAAACAAGGCTAGTAAGATTTTGTAAAAATTGTTCCATAGTGCGATTAAACTCCTTTTACGCATATAGCGATATAGACTTGTTAAAAACAAGCGCCTTTAACTATACAATCAAAATTACAACTTGTCAAGATATTGATATACAAAAATAAGATACTTTTATTATAGCATGTTCACTTTTTTATATAAAACAGCTTGACTTTGAACGTTATTTTTGTATAATGTCAGTCTATGAAAAGAAGATATTTTCAAATTATAAAACTTATGCAAAAAGATAAGAATATCCCGCAACGAGATATTGCAAAAAAGTTAAAAATATCCTTGGCCTATGTAAATAAAATTTTATTCGATATGGAGCATGATGGGTTTTTGTATACCGAAGGTGTTCCTCCTTTTGGTAAAAAGCGGCTTAGCAAAAAAGCTTTAACAGCTTTTGAAGAGTGCAGGGTGGATAATGCAATTATTATGGCTGCCGGTTTCGGTTCGCGTTTTGTTCCCTTAACCTATGCGACACCTAAGGGCTTGTTGGAAGTTTTTGGGGAAAGGATGATTGAAAGGCAAATTGAACAGCTGAAAGCTGCCGGTATCGACGACATAACGATAGTTGTCGGCTATTTAAAGGAAACCTTTGAATATCTTATAGATAAGTACGGCGTAAAGTTTGTATATAACCCCGATTTTAAGAATAAAAACAATCTTTCCACCCTTTACCATGTAAGGGATGAACTTAAAAGCACCTATATTCTTTCGAGCGATAATTGGCTTAGGGAAAACATGTATCATTCCCATGAGTATGATTCATGGTATTCTTCCGTTAAGGTAGCCGGAAAAACGAAGGAGTGGATATTAAAATTAGGCCTGCACGATAAAATTATGGATGTAAAAGTCGGAGGACGAAACGGCTGGGTTATGTACGGCCCCGTATATTTTTCAAAAGAATTTTCCGATAAGATACGCCCTTTGATTGAAGAAGCCTATGAAAGAGATGATACCGATGATTGGTACTGGGAAGATGTCTATATGAGGAACATAAAAGAATTAACTATGTTTGCAAACAAGCAGGGTGATCACCAAGTATATGAATTCGAATCCCTTGACGAAATTCGCCTCTTTGACTCTTCCTATCTTATTTCCTCCCATGATAAATGGCTTGAGCTTATATCGGATGTATTTAAACGTCCTGAGCACAGCATCACAAATCTAAAACCTTTAAAATTCGGAATGACAAACAAATCGTTTTTGTTTGAATTTGAAGGTGAAGAATATATTTTTAGAATACCGGGAGAGGGAACCGAGGCCCTTATAAACAGAAAGGAAGAATATGAGGTCTACAAGGCTATTTCTCCTTTAAACTTAAGCGATTCCATTATTTATTTTGATCCTGAAAAGGGGGTAAAAATTACCAAGTTTATTCCCAACTCCCATACTGCGGATGCCCGTAATCCTGAAGACTTAAAAAAATGTATGAAGGTAGCCCGCCGTCTGCATGAGTCCGGCTTAAAGGTTGCGCATTCTTTTGATCTACGTGAACGGATAAATTATTAC of the Treponema denticola ATCC 35405 genome contains:
- a CDS encoding alanine/glycine:cation symporter family protein, with amino-acid sequence MEQFLQNLTSLVSSANGFIWGVYFLIPLLCGTGLFFTIRLGGVQFTKFGAGWKRLFGNFSLSGKEAGKHGMSSFQAVATAIAAQVGTGNLVGAMTALIMGGPGAIFWMWLAALAGMATNFAEASIAQIYKTKDDSGQTVGGPAYYISAGLKNKVGEGFAKFLAGFFAIAIILALGFMGNMVQANSISDAFQNAFHIPTWVTGAVLAVIAGIIFMGGVKRIASVTEKVVPIMAIVYIVVGLIVIIINAAQIPEMFAMIFKGAFNPRAVWGGALGFGMGRAVRYDVARGLFSNEAGMGSTPHAHAVADVKHPVEQGVLGIVAVFIDTFIVLNITVFTVLSSGIVQFEGGEATMKGIKLVQEAFAQHLFGSTFGYLFIAICLFFFAFSTIIGWYYFGETNIRYLFGTKGLIPYQLLVIIFIFVGSLLKIDLVWELTDFFNGIMVIPNLIALLFLSGTVAKVLKDYNKGLPYDASQYK
- a CDS encoding phosphotransferase; its protein translation is MKRRYFQIIKLMQKDKNIPQRDIAKKLKISLAYVNKILFDMEHDGFLYTEGVPPFGKKRLSKKALTAFEECRVDNAIIMAAGFGSRFVPLTYATPKGLLEVFGERMIERQIEQLKAAGIDDITIVVGYLKETFEYLIDKYGVKFVYNPDFKNKNNLSTLYHVRDELKSTYILSSDNWLRENMYHSHEYDSWYSSVKVAGKTKEWILKLGLHDKIMDVKVGGRNGWVMYGPVYFSKEFSDKIRPLIEEAYERDDTDDWYWEDVYMRNIKELTMFANKQGDHQVYEFESLDEIRLFDSSYLISSHDKWLELISDVFKRPEHSITNLKPLKFGMTNKSFLFEFEGEEYIFRIPGEGTEALINRKEEYEVYKAISPLNLSDSIIYFDPEKGVKITKFIPNSHTADARNPEDLKKCMKVARRLHESGLKVAHSFDLRERINYYEKIANEKNGIFYHDYHEVRLLMNELLELIENTEKPHVLCHIDLVPDNFIINGNDVHLIDWEYAAMCDPLIDIAMFAIYAHYDNEELENLMSFYFERPVKEEERMRIYCYVALSGFLWALWTCYKEALGVSFGDYGLKMYRYAKDYYKKIKELGGNL